Within Acidimicrobiales bacterium, the genomic segment CACAACCTCGTGAAGATCAGCCAGCTGATCCCGACCTGAGACGATCGACGACAACCTTGGCCAGGAATCTCCCGTTCGAGCAGCTCCCGCAACGAAGAGGATGCTCCGGCGGGGACTATTTCAGGTCGAAGTAGCTAGGGCGTCGCCTCCCCGGCGAGGCGCCGGTAGGCCTCCTCGGCGCGCGAGACGACCTCGTCGACGCCGAGGCCGAGCCGCCGAGCCGCCAGCCGGGCGTCGTCGTGCTCCACCTTGGCGCGCGCGCCGCCCACCTTCACCCGCAGCCGCTCGCCTGCGACCTCGACCTCGACCATCTCGCGGGCGACGGCGTAGCGGTCGACGAGGCTCGTGCGCACTCCGAACGAGCCGGACTCGCGAAGCAGCACGCCGCGTAGCCCGGCCGCGCCGACGGGCTCGACGAGGGCCGAGAGGAGATGACCGGGGCGCCCCTTCTTCATCAGCACCGGGGTGATCCAGGCGTCGAGAGCGCCAGCCTCGAACAGCGCCTCGAGGGCGTCGGCGAGCCGTTCGCCGGTCACGTCGTCGAGGTTCGCCTCGACGAGGGTGAGCAGCTGCCCGGCGGGCGTGTCCACGGGCGCGGCCGTCGTGCCGATGACCACCTGGGTGACGTTCGGGAGGCCCTCGAGCTCGCGCGAGCCGGCCCCGTAGCCGACCGCCTCGGGGCTCATCGCCGGCAGTGGGCCGAAGCCGCTCGCGAGCGCGGCGAGGAGCGCCGCCCCCGTCGGAGTGGTCAGCTCGAC encodes:
- the larC gene encoding nickel pincer cofactor biosynthesis protein LarC — protein: MAPPRVAWFHPFAGIAGDMALGSLIDAGAPVEEVVAALERLKVPGLSLTAEVVLRAGLRATRVVVAVEEDGVRRGLAQITTLLDAAALPERVAARALAVFTLLAEVEGGIHGVEPSEVHFHEVGGHDALADVVGTATALELLGVDEVYSGPVAQGVGTVRSAHGLLPNPPPAVLALLRGAPLYGRDIPVELTTPTGAALLAALASGFGPLPAMSPEAVGYGAGSRELEGLPNVTQVVIGTTAAPVDTPAGQLLTLVEANLDDVTGERLADALEALFEAGALDAWITPVLMKKGRPGHLLSALVEPVGAAGLRGVLLRESGSFGVRTSLVDRYAVAREMVEVEVAGERLRVKVGGARAKVEHDDARLAARRLGLGVDEVVSRAEEAYRRLAGEATP